One segment of Echeneis naucrates chromosome 15, fEcheNa1.1, whole genome shotgun sequence DNA contains the following:
- the prorsd1 gene encoding prolyl-tRNA synthetase associated domain-containing protein 1 isoform X2, protein MMPHLQEVSGAVTKNLFLKDKKKKGLWLVSVRHDHQVNLNDLAKKLGVGSGNLRFADEAAMLEKLKVGQGCATALALLFDKDQSVKFVLDRDLVEGGHQMVYFHPMTNSATMGLCPDDLLHFLKETGHDPILQSFE, encoded by the exons ATGATGCCTCACCTTCAGGAAGTGAGTGGAGCTGTCACCAAAAACCTTTTCCTgaaggacaagaagaagaaaggccTGTGGCTGGTGTCAGTTCGCCACGACCACCAG GTGAACCTCAATGACCTTGCCAAGAAGCTTGGCGTAGGCAGTGGCAATCTCCGCTTTGCTGATGAAGCAGCCATGTTGGAGAAACTGAAA GTGGGTCAAGGCTGTGCCACCGCCCTCGCTCTGCTCTTCGACAAGGACCAGAGCGTGAAGTTTGTACTGGACCGGGACCTGGTGGAAGGAGGCCATCAAATGGTCTATTTCCACCCCATGACCAACAGTGCCACCATGGGGCTCTGCCCAGATGACCTGCTGCATTTCCTCAAGGAGACGGGACATGACCCCATCCTGCAGAGCTTCGAGTAG
- the opn4a gene encoding melanopsin-A: MVPRVPYPFPTVDVPDHAHYTIGSVILCIGVTGMVGNFLVIYAFSRSRCLRTPANMFIINLAITDFLMCVSQTPIFFITSMNKRWIFGEKGCEIYAFCGALFGICSMITLMVIAVDRYFVITRPLTFIGVLSRKRAFLILIAAWVYSLGWSLPPFFGWSAYVPEGLLTSCTWDYMTFTPSVRAYTMLLFIFVFFLPLFIIIYCYIFIFRAIRTTNQAVGKMSAISHGRHDSVKSFHRLQNEWKMAKIALIVILLYVISWSPYSSVALTAFAGYADMLTPYMNSVPAVIAKASAIHNPIIYAITHPKYRVALAKYIPCLGTLLCIHPRDLRSTTSSFMSTRRSTVTSQTSDISSQFRRQSGGKSRLSSTSDSESGLTDTEADLSSMGSRPASRQVSCDVSRDTTELPDFKPSTSFKGKGHDPGAEKSGDFVDGHLMRGMTGRIPSIIVTSESSPFLPIGRNGSRTTRLKTVISGTGAGSGWTDCRKRRRQVFTSTCLSLRAFLCYQLVIPSSSSLPGQVVSAGFDLVTAFSSSLSLFGSPGVRSVRCPERKLPEEAAAAGGRGLPITRKERKDYVIKWMTSVCEVTTLTLH; encoded by the exons ATGGTTCCCAGAGTTCCGTACCCCTTCCCTACTGTGGATGTCCCTGACCACGCTCACTACACCATTGGCTCCGTCATTCTCTGCATCGGTGTCACTGGCATGGTGGGAAATTTCCTGGTCATCTACGCCTTCAGCAG gaGCCGCTGTCTGCGGACTCCCGCCAACATGTTCATTATTAATTTGGCCATCACTGATTTCCTCATGTGTGTTAGTCAAACTCCGATTTTTTTCATCACCAGCATGAATAAAAGATGGATCTTTGGTGAGAAAG GCTGTGAGATCTATGCCTTCTGTGGTGCTCTGTTTGGCATCTGCTCCATGATCACACTGATGGTCATTGCTGTTGACCGCTACTTTGTCATCAcacgacctctgaccttcatcGGCGTGTTGTCACGGAAACGGGCCTTCCTGATCCTCATAGCAGCCTGGGTCTACTCTTTGGGGTGGAGCCTGCCACCATTCTTTGGCTGGA GTGCGTACGTCCCAGAGGGTCTGCTGACTTCCTGTACGTGGGACTATATGACCTTCACACCGTCAGTGCGAGCGTACACCATGCTGCTCTTCATCTTCGTCTTCTTCCTGCcgctcttcatcatcatctactGTTACATATTCATCTTTAGAGCCATACGCACAACCAAcca GGCTGTAGGAAAGATGAGCGCCATCTCTCATGGTCGTCATGACTCAGTGAAAAGTTTCCATCGGCTGCAGAATGAGTGGAAGATGGCGAAGATTGCCCTGATTGTCATCCTTCTCTATGTCATCTCCTGGTCGCCATACTCCTCCGTTGCACTTACTGCCTTTGCTGG ATATGCAGACATGTTGACTCCCTACATGAACTCAGTTCCGGCTGTAATTGCAAAGGCGTCAGCTATTCACAACCCCATCATCTACGCCATCACACACCCCAAGTACAG GGTGGCGTTAGCAAAGTACATCCCGTGTCTTGGCACCCTGCTCTGTATTCATCCTCGTGACCTCCGctccaccaccagcagcttcaTGTCGACCCGTCGTTCCACTGTGACCAGCCAGACCTCTGACATCAGCAGCCAGTTTAGACGGCAGAGCGGGGGCAAGTCCCGCCTCTCCTCGACCTCAGACAGTGAATCG GGTTTGACAGATACTGAGGCCGACCTGTCCAGTATGGGCTCCAGACCTGCAAGCCGCCAGGTCTCCTGTGACGTCAGCAGAGACACCACGGAACTGCCAGACTTCAAACCCTCAACCAGCTTCAAGGGGAAGGGTCACGACCCGGGAGCCGAGAAG AGTGGGGACTTCGTAGATGGACATCTGATGAGAGGGATGACTGGACGAATCCCGAGCATCATTGTCACCTCTGAGTCAAGCCCTTTCCTTCCCATTGGACGAAATGGTTCTCGCACTACTCGCCTAAAGACAGTCATCAGCGGGACAGGGGCAGGGTCTGGGTGGACTGACTGCA GGAAAAGGCGGCGGCAGGTGTTCACTTCCACCTGTCTGAGTCTGCGCGCCTTCCTCTGTTATCAGCTGGTAATCccatcatcatcgtcactgCCGGGGCAGGTAGTCTCCGCCGGTTTTGACCTGGTTACGGCCTTTAGCTCGTCCCTCTCACTGTTCGGTTCTCCGGGGGTTCGCTCGGTTCGGTGCCCGGAGCGGAAACTAcctgaggaagcagcagcagcaggtgggcGGGGTCTGCCGATCACccgaaaggaaaggaaggattACGTCATCAAGTGGATGACGAGTGTCTGTGAGGTCACCACGTTAACTCTTCATTAA
- the prorsd1 gene encoding prolyl-tRNA synthetase associated domain-containing protein 1 isoform X1: MSDQLRAELEEFLQTLNIQTTCVQHPPVFTVEEMMPHLQEVSGAVTKNLFLKDKKKKGLWLVSVRHDHQVNLNDLAKKLGVGSGNLRFADEAAMLEKLKVGQGCATALALLFDKDQSVKFVLDRDLVEGGHQMVYFHPMTNSATMGLCPDDLLHFLKETGHDPILQSFE; this comes from the exons ATGTCAGATCAACTCCGGGCAGAGCTAGAGGAATTCCTGCAGACTCTCAACATCCAGACCACCTGCGTCCAGCACCCGCCG GTGTTCACAGTGGAGGAAATGATGCCTCACCTTCAGGAAGTGAGTGGAGCTGTCACCAAAAACCTTTTCCTgaaggacaagaagaagaaaggccTGTGGCTGGTGTCAGTTCGCCACGACCACCAG GTGAACCTCAATGACCTTGCCAAGAAGCTTGGCGTAGGCAGTGGCAATCTCCGCTTTGCTGATGAAGCAGCCATGTTGGAGAAACTGAAA GTGGGTCAAGGCTGTGCCACCGCCCTCGCTCTGCTCTTCGACAAGGACCAGAGCGTGAAGTTTGTACTGGACCGGGACCTGGTGGAAGGAGGCCATCAAATGGTCTATTTCCACCCCATGACCAACAGTGCCACCATGGGGCTCTGCCCAGATGACCTGCTGCATTTCCTCAAGGAGACGGGACATGACCCCATCCTGCAGAGCTTCGAGTAG